One genomic segment of Primulina tabacum isolate GXHZ01 chromosome 9, ASM2559414v2, whole genome shotgun sequence includes these proteins:
- the LOC142504606 gene encoding uncharacterized protein LOC142504606 isoform X2 yields MDSLATTESINGQGKKADKSHRCWTTPEEEVLIVALKDIISKGYKSENGFRNGYLPLLESAMKSAFSDTDIRGHPHLTSKIHVWKKNYSSLSSMLAKSGIGWNQTENLLDATNEAWEAQLKVDNSVRVMRYKRWPYYEDWCEIFGNDRATGSRAESFLAAVHDVLNLTEQVPNDVQVHMEDIYRPMEGDGESMSVNHSSPSNPSVGTKVKSKKRKKIN; encoded by the exons ATGGACAGCTTAGCAACAACCGAGAGCATTAATGGCCAAGGTAAAAAGGCGGATAAGTCGCATCGTTGTTGGACAACTCCTGAGGAAGAGGTGCTAATTGTAgctttgaaagatataataaGCAAAGGATATAAAAGTGAAAATGGATTTCGTAACGGCTACTTACCTTTATTGGAATCCGCCATGAAAAGTGCATTTTCGGATACTGATATACGTGGCCATCCACATTTAACTTCCAAAATCCACGTGTGGAAGAAAAACTACAGCTCTTTGTCGTCTATGTTAGCCAAAAGTGGAATTGGGTGGAATCAGACTGAAAACTTGCTTGATGCTACAAATGAGGCGTGGGAAGCACAATTGAAG GTGGACAATAGTGTACGTGTTATGCGATACAAGCGGTGGCCATACTACGAAGACTGGTGTGAAATTTTTGGTAATGATAGGGCAACGGGTAGCCGAGCTGAGAGTTTTTTAGCTGCTGTCCATGATGTGTTAAATTTGACAGAACAAGTACCTAATGATGTCCAAGTTCACATGGAAGATATATATCGCCCCATGGAAGGAGATGGAGAATCAATGTCTGTAAATCATTCGTCACCGTCCAACCCAAGTGTAGGTACCAAGGTGAAGtcaaaaaaacgaaaaaaaataaattaa
- the LOC142504606 gene encoding uncharacterized protein LOC142504606 isoform X1 encodes MMIRTFFMVCLLIRHRTRLLARRRTQVRRTSSSYTMTQRMTTQINHLRRIIEIGDVQCVVNLRMNRNAFANLCYLLTHVRGLGDSRYVRIEEKVAMFLSILAHHKKNRVIGHDYVRSGQTISAHFHEVLGSVLKLHTILLVKPSAIDDTCTDETWKWFKGCVGALDGIYVNVHVPISEKRKYRTRKGTIAVNVLGVCNRDMNFIYALCGLEGSAVDARVLRDALTREDGLKVQRGCYYLCDNGYANVHGFLTPYRRVPYHRDAWGNRTCVPQNFKELFNWRHNKARNVIEIAFGLLKKRWAIMRSPSFYSLKTQNRIIMACILLHNFIRSQMPDSLVEDMEDDTLNPPSETNDDFVDNFNSSTAWDTWRDNFAMSMYHN; translated from the exons ATGATGATTCGTACGTTTTTTATGGTTTGTCTGTTAATACGACATCGTACGAGATTACTCGCAAGACGCCGAACTCAAGTACGTAGAACATCATCTTCCTACACCATGACTCAAAGAATGACTACACAAATAAACCATTTGCGTAGGATTATCGAGATTGGAGATGTTCAATGTGTTGTGAATTTGAGGATGAATAGAAATGCATTTGCCAATTTATGTTACTTGCTAACTCATGTCAGGGGCTTGGGAGATTCTAGATATGTTAGGATTGAAGAAAAAGTGGCTATGTTTTTGTCTATCTTGGCACATCATAAGAAGAATCGAGTAATTGGTCATGATTATGTACGAAGCGGTCAAACAATCAGCGCTCATTTCCATGAAGTTCTAGGTTCGGTCCTCAAGTTACATACTATACTGCTTGTGAAGCCTTCTGCAATCGATGACACCTGCACCGACGAGACATGGAAGTGGTTCAAG ggCTGTGTTGGTGCATTGGATGGTATCTATGTAAACGTTCATGTCCCAATTTCTGAAAAAAGAAAGTATAGAACTAGAAAAGGAACCATTGCCGTTAATGTCTTGGGTGTGTGCAACCGAGATATGAACTTCATTTACGCACTATGTGGGTTGGAAGGATCGGCCGTAGATGCAAGAGTTCTTCGTGATGCATTAACTCGGGAAGATGGACTGAAAGTTCAAAGAg GTTGTTATTATTTGTGTGACAATGGATACGCAAACGTACATGGATTTTTGACTCCATATAGACGAGTACCATACCATAGGGATGCTTGGGGCAATCGCACATGTGTCCCACAGAATTTTAAAGAGCTCTTCAATTGGAGACACAACAAAGCGAGAAACGTGATAGAAATAGCTTTTGGTTTGCTTAAAAAAAGATGGGCTATCATGCGAAGTCCTTCTTTCTACTCATTGAAAACTCAAAATAGAATCATTATGGCTTGCATTTTATTACACAATTTCATCCGATCTCAGATGCCGGACAGTCTTGTCGAGGACATGGAAGATGACACACTAAACCCACCTTCCGAAACAAATGATGATTTCGTTGACAATTTCAATTCCTCTACTGCGTGGGATACGTGGAGAGATAACTTTGCGATGTCGATGTACCACAACTAA